A genomic segment from Peribacillus sp. ACCC06369 encodes:
- the flaG gene encoding flagellar protein FlaG: MVDSLNTFLDPTHTAVRFEYHEKLNEYYVKVVDDVTDETIREIPPKKLLDFYAAMTEFVGIMVDENI, from the coding sequence GTGGTGGATAGTTTGAACACTTTCCTGGATCCAACACATACGGCTGTTCGTTTTGAGTATCATGAGAAGCTGAATGAGTATTATGTCAAGGTTGTGGATGACGTAACGGATGAGACGATTCGGGAGATCCCTCCTAAGAAGTTGCTGGATTTCTACGCGGCAATGACGGAGTTTGTCGGGATCATGGTGGATGAAAACATATAG
- the hag gene encoding flagellin Hag — protein sequence MIINHNISALNTHRQLSSATNAQSKSMEKLSSGLRINSAADDAAGLAISEKMRGQIRGLDQATRNSQDGISLIQTAEGALNETHDILQRMRELAVQSGNDTNVEADRQSVQDEFDQLAKEITRISSTTEFNTQKLLDGSGDFTFQIGANKDQSLTVTIDAMDATKLGVATGTDEASTVGLDIKTQTGANDAIALINTAIETVSTQRSKLGATQNRLEHTINNLSTSSENLTASESRIRDVDMAKEMMTQTKNSILSQASQAMLAQANQQPQGVLQLLR from the coding sequence ATGATCATCAATCACAATATCTCAGCTCTAAACACGCACCGTCAATTATCAAGTGCAACCAATGCACAATCTAAATCTATGGAAAAATTATCTTCTGGTCTTCGTATTAACTCAGCAGCAGATGACGCAGCAGGTCTTGCAATTTCGGAAAAAATGCGTGGGCAGATTCGCGGTTTGGATCAAGCTACTCGTAACTCTCAAGATGGTATTTCACTTATCCAAACTGCAGAAGGCGCTTTAAACGAAACTCATGATATTCTTCAACGCATGCGTGAATTAGCTGTTCAATCTGGCAATGATACAAACGTTGAAGCTGATCGTCAATCAGTACAAGATGAATTTGATCAATTAGCAAAAGAAATCACTCGAATTTCTTCGACTACAGAATTCAATACTCAAAAACTACTTGATGGAAGTGGCGATTTCACTTTCCAAATCGGTGCTAACAAAGATCAAAGCTTAACAGTAACTATCGATGCAATGGACGCAACTAAACTTGGAGTTGCTACTGGGACAGATGAAGCTAGTACTGTTGGACTTGATATTAAAACTCAAACTGGCGCTAATGATGCGATTGCATTAATTAATACAGCAATCGAAACAGTTTCAACACAACGTTCTAAATTAGGGGCTACTCAAAATCGTTTAGAACATACTATTAATAACTTAAGCACTTCGTCAGAAAATTTAACTGCTTCTGAATCTCGTATTCGTGATGTGGATATGGCAAAAGAAATGATGACTCAAACTAAGAATTCTATTTTGTCTCAAGCTTCTCAAGCAATGTTAGCTCAAGCAAATCAGCAACCGCAGGGTGTTCTTCAATTACTGCGTTAA